The Myxococcus guangdongensis genome contains a region encoding:
- a CDS encoding AI-2E family transporter, whose product MASEQTARRVFTGLILLSLFLLALVIKPFAKGIFLAAVLAGVFYGLHVRLTRKLRGRKNISAGLICTAVILALLLPLGGLTAFVVAEVSSGAQFITKTVQQEGVEGLVQKLPGPVRKGAESLMERLPLEEQQLDQTIQEQVTTQGGTAARAVTGAVAATGSIAFQTTMMLIALFFFLTDGRELVHWIESVSPLRRGEALEIMREFRSVSGAVLLSSVVTAGVQAFAALVGFLIVQVPAPLFFAGVAFFMALIPAVGAAIVVLVAAALMFFSGHPWAALFLAVWGTVVVGLVDNIVKPLLAKRGMHQHGAIVFFSLLGGLAAFGTVGLLLGPLIVAFFLALVRIHERDYGRNHPLPSSPPTPGPQDGDTHSARATEREGTLTTPGESH is encoded by the coding sequence ATGGCTTCCGAGCAGACCGCCCGGCGTGTGTTCACCGGCCTCATCCTGCTGTCGCTGTTCCTGTTGGCCCTGGTCATCAAGCCCTTCGCCAAGGGCATCTTCCTGGCGGCGGTGCTCGCGGGCGTCTTCTACGGGCTGCACGTCCGGCTGACGCGCAAGCTGCGGGGGCGCAAGAACATCTCGGCGGGCCTCATCTGCACGGCCGTCATCCTGGCGCTGCTGTTGCCCCTGGGCGGGCTCACGGCGTTCGTGGTGGCGGAGGTGTCCTCCGGCGCGCAGTTCATCACCAAGACGGTGCAGCAGGAGGGCGTGGAGGGGCTGGTGCAGAAGCTGCCGGGCCCCGTGCGCAAGGGCGCCGAGAGCCTGATGGAGCGGCTCCCCCTGGAGGAGCAGCAGCTGGACCAGACCATCCAGGAGCAGGTGACCACCCAGGGAGGGACGGCGGCGCGCGCGGTGACGGGGGCGGTGGCGGCCACGGGCTCCATCGCCTTCCAGACCACGATGATGCTCATCGCCCTGTTCTTCTTCCTCACGGACGGGCGGGAGCTGGTGCACTGGATTGAGAGCGTGTCGCCGCTCAGGCGCGGCGAGGCGCTGGAGATCATGCGCGAGTTCCGCAGCGTGTCCGGCGCGGTGCTGCTGTCGTCGGTGGTGACGGCGGGTGTGCAGGCATTCGCGGCGCTGGTGGGGTTCCTCATCGTGCAGGTGCCCGCGCCGCTGTTCTTCGCGGGCGTGGCCTTCTTCATGGCGCTGATTCCCGCGGTGGGCGCGGCCATCGTCGTGCTGGTCGCCGCGGCGCTGATGTTCTTCAGCGGCCACCCGTGGGCGGCGCTGTTCCTGGCCGTCTGGGGCACGGTGGTGGTGGGGCTGGTGGACAACATCGTCAAGCCGCTGCTCGCCAAGCGCGGCATGCACCAGCACGGCGCCATCGTCTTCTTCTCGCTGCTCGGCGGCCTGGCCGCGTTCGGCACGGTGGGCCTGCTGCTGGGCCCGCTCATCGTCGCCTTCTTCCTGGCGCTGGTGCGCATCCACGAGCGCGACTACGGCCGCAACCACCCGCTGCCCTCGAGCCCGCCGACGCCCGGCCCCCAGGATGGAGACACGCACTCCGCGCGGGCCACCGAGCGCGAGGGGACGCTCACGACTCCCGGCGAGAGTCACTGA
- a CDS encoding threonine/serine exporter family protein, whose product MAPRVAVPPEIAASLQHHPQPPGPSVAFTLRLAEALHRYGTPSHRLEGLMKRVSERLGLEGRFFSTPTSLFASFGPPEALRTSLIRVEPGDMDLERLTQLDILADDVIHSRLTPAEGALRVEAILARPPRFGPVLQILCWALAGGAGARLFGGGLKEMAVATVSSLLIGILSEVTQRQPTTARVLEPVGAILSSALAVLAASVIGPLSIQVATLAGLIVLLPGLTLTVALNELATRHLISGTSRLTGAAVVFLQLGFGVALGSKLSLLLPPPVAPPPPSLPSWTQAVALLVAGVAIGVLFRARPRDWGWIAAAGTFAFFGARLGSDLLGPQLGAFVGALALGIVGNVLARLRNKPSVTVVVPGLMLLVPGSVGFRSLSSLLERDVVAGVDTAFNMLMVAVALVAGLLSANALVPTRKVM is encoded by the coding sequence TTTACCCTGAGACTGGCCGAGGCGCTGCACCGCTACGGCACTCCCTCGCACCGCCTGGAGGGGCTGATGAAGCGCGTGTCGGAGCGACTGGGACTGGAGGGCCGCTTCTTCTCCACCCCCACGTCCCTCTTCGCGTCCTTCGGCCCGCCCGAGGCGCTGCGCACCAGCCTCATCCGCGTGGAGCCCGGGGACATGGACCTGGAGCGCCTCACGCAGCTCGACATCCTGGCCGACGACGTCATCCACTCGCGCCTCACCCCCGCCGAGGGCGCGCTGCGCGTGGAGGCCATCCTCGCCCGGCCCCCGCGCTTCGGGCCCGTGCTCCAGATTCTCTGCTGGGCGCTCGCCGGAGGAGCTGGCGCCCGTCTGTTCGGCGGAGGACTGAAGGAGATGGCGGTGGCCACGGTGAGCAGCCTGCTCATCGGCATCCTCAGCGAGGTGACGCAGCGCCAGCCCACCACCGCCCGCGTGCTCGAGCCCGTGGGCGCCATCCTCTCCTCCGCGCTCGCCGTGCTGGCCGCGAGCGTCATCGGGCCGCTGTCCATCCAGGTGGCGACGCTGGCGGGCCTCATCGTCCTCTTGCCCGGCCTGACGCTGACGGTGGCCCTCAACGAGCTGGCCACGCGCCACCTCATCTCCGGCACCTCGCGCCTGACGGGCGCCGCGGTGGTGTTCCTCCAGCTGGGCTTCGGCGTCGCGCTGGGCAGCAAGCTGTCCTTGCTGCTGCCGCCGCCCGTCGCCCCGCCGCCGCCCTCGCTGCCGTCGTGGACCCAGGCCGTGGCGCTGCTCGTGGCGGGCGTCGCCATCGGCGTGCTGTTCCGCGCGCGCCCTCGGGACTGGGGCTGGATTGCCGCCGCGGGCACGTTCGCGTTCTTCGGGGCCCGCCTGGGCTCGGACCTGTTGGGGCCGCAGCTGGGCGCCTTCGTGGGGGCGCTCGCGCTGGGCATCGTGGGCAACGTGCTGGCGCGGCTTCGCAACAAGCCCTCCGTCACCGTCGTCGTGCCCGGGCTGATGCTGCTGGTGCCCGGCAGCGTGGGCTTCCGCAGCCTGTCCTCGCTGCTCGAGCGCGACGTGGTGGCGGGCGTGGACACCGCCTTCAACATGCTGATGGTGGCGGTGGCCCTGGTGGCCGGACTGTTGTCCGCCAACGCGCTGGTGCCCACGCGCAAGGTGATGTGA
- a CDS encoding DoxX family protein: MPAFESSQFTPWLLQALCAAFLAILFLQSGLDKVIDWKGNLGWLTGHFAKSPLKGMVPLMLGVITLLELAAGALSGAGLVSLVATGSPALAFFGALVSAVSLVCLFFGQRMAKDYAGAGGLVPYFLLSLVALYVTRMR, from the coding sequence ATGCCGGCATTCGAATCGAGTCAGTTCACCCCGTGGCTGCTCCAGGCGCTGTGCGCCGCCTTCCTCGCCATCCTCTTCCTCCAGTCCGGACTGGACAAGGTCATCGACTGGAAGGGCAACCTGGGCTGGCTCACCGGACACTTCGCCAAGAGCCCCCTGAAGGGCATGGTGCCGTTGATGCTCGGCGTCATCACGCTGCTGGAGCTGGCGGCCGGAGCCCTCAGCGGCGCGGGGCTCGTCTCGCTCGTCGCCACGGGCAGCCCGGCGCTGGCCTTCTTCGGCGCGCTGGTGTCCGCCGTGTCGCTGGTGTGCCTCTTCTTCGGCCAGCGCATGGCCAAGGACTACGCGGGCGCGGGCGGGCTGGTGCCGTACTTCCTGCTGTCGCTCGTGGCCCTCTACGTCACGCGGATGCGCTGA